One genomic region from Frateuria soli encodes:
- a CDS encoding metal-dependent hydrolase family protein yields MTRRPVLALAAAVLAATPVLAAEPPAQGGLIVLHCPHLLDPAAGRLLGDSTVVIRDGRIQAVRPGTGSEPGARVVELTGQTCLPGLIDAHTHLTSETSPTGYTDQFRWNTADYAIRSTVYARRTLLAGFTTVRNLGDNANESIALRNAIDAGVVAGPRIFTAGVPIGSTGGHADPTDGYRQDLAGDPGPEEGIINSPADAWKAVRQHYKDGVDLIKIMPSGGVLDESASADNPQMTTEEIKAVVAAAHDYGFTVAAHAHGAEAIRRAVLAGVDSIEHGTFMDEDDMKLMKEHGTWFVPTIVAGKYVEQMAAKPGYYPPQVARKAKEVGPIIQATAGRAYKAGVKIAFGTDASVYPHGQNAKEFEYMVQAGMPPMYAIQAATTHAAALLHKPDELGQIRPGRRADVVAVPGNPLEDITALQRVSFVMKDGLIYKQDGKPL; encoded by the coding sequence ATGACCCGCCGTCCCGTGCTCGCCCTCGCCGCCGCGGTGCTCGCGGCCACGCCCGTCCTTGCCGCGGAACCGCCCGCCCAGGGCGGACTGATCGTGCTGCATTGCCCGCACCTGCTCGATCCGGCCGCCGGCAGGCTGCTGGGCGATTCGACCGTGGTGATCCGCGACGGGCGCATCCAAGCCGTGCGTCCGGGCACCGGCAGCGAGCCCGGCGCCCGCGTGGTCGAGCTGACCGGCCAGACCTGCCTGCCCGGCCTGATCGACGCGCACACCCATCTGACTTCCGAAACCAGCCCCACCGGCTACACCGACCAGTTCCGCTGGAACACCGCCGACTACGCGATCCGCTCCACCGTCTATGCCAGGCGCACGCTGCTGGCCGGCTTCACCACCGTGCGCAACCTGGGCGACAACGCCAACGAGTCGATCGCCCTGCGCAACGCGATCGACGCCGGTGTCGTTGCCGGCCCGCGCATCTTCACCGCCGGGGTGCCGATCGGCTCGACCGGCGGCCACGCCGACCCCACCGACGGCTACCGGCAGGACCTGGCCGGCGACCCGGGTCCGGAGGAGGGCATCATCAACAGCCCCGCCGATGCCTGGAAGGCCGTGCGCCAGCACTACAAGGACGGCGTGGACCTGATCAAGATCATGCCTTCCGGCGGCGTGCTGGACGAAAGCGCCAGCGCCGACAACCCGCAGATGACCACCGAGGAGATCAAGGCGGTGGTCGCCGCCGCGCACGACTACGGCTTCACCGTAGCCGCCCATGCGCACGGCGCCGAGGCCATCCGCCGCGCGGTGCTCGCGGGCGTCGATTCGATCGAGCACGGCACCTTCATGGACGAGGACGACATGAAGCTGATGAAGGAGCACGGCACCTGGTTCGTGCCGACCATCGTTGCGGGCAAGTACGTCGAGCAGATGGCCGCCAAGCCCGGCTACTACCCGCCGCAGGTCGCGCGCAAGGCGAAGGAGGTCGGTCCGATCATCCAGGCCACCGCGGGCCGTGCCTACAAGGCCGGCGTGAAGATCGCCTTCGGCACCGATGCGTCGGTGTACCCGCATGGTCAGAACGCCAAGGAGTTCGAGTACATGGTGCAGGCCGGCATGCCACCGATGTACGCCATCCAGGCCGCTACCACGCATGCGGCCGCGCTGCTGCACAAGCCCGACGAACTGGGCCAGATCCGGCCTGGCCGGCGCGCCGACGTGGTCGCCGTCCCGGGCAACCCGCTCGAGGACATCACCGCGCTGCAGCGGGTGAGCTTCGTGATGAAGGACGGCCTGATCTACAAGCAGGACGGCAAGCCGCTTTGA
- a CDS encoding ArsR/SmtB family transcription factor, translating into MPPASLTPHQLAEIGALLAEPARAAMLLALVDGTARPAGELARAAGVGAPTASAHLKRLLEGGLLAVQVQGRHRYYRLAGDEVAGWLEALALPRQPIASPTGDAVLRRARSCYRHLAGQLGVALCAQLLDRGHLATTSEGLALRPAGAAALAEAGLDAQAVARLPELRGRGCLDWTERRLHLGGPLGVALTGAMLDAGWLRHAPRGRALLPSVEGLRRFGLLGVRLPG; encoded by the coding sequence ATGCCCCCCGCCTCGCTCACCCCGCACCAGCTCGCCGAAATCGGCGCCCTGCTCGCCGAACCGGCGCGCGCGGCGATGCTGCTCGCCCTGGTCGATGGCACCGCACGTCCCGCCGGCGAGCTGGCCCGGGCAGCCGGCGTCGGTGCGCCGACGGCCAGCGCACACCTCAAGCGCCTGCTCGAGGGTGGCCTGCTCGCCGTGCAGGTGCAGGGACGCCATCGCTACTACCGGCTGGCCGGTGACGAAGTGGCCGGCTGGCTCGAAGCGCTTGCCCTCCCGCGCCAGCCGATCGCGTCGCCGACCGGGGATGCCGTGTTGCGACGCGCGCGCAGTTGCTATCGGCATCTCGCCGGCCAGCTCGGTGTGGCCTTGTGCGCGCAGCTGCTCGATCGCGGCCACCTGGCGACGACCAGCGAAGGCCTCGCGCTGCGCCCGGCCGGGGCCGCGGCGCTGGCCGAGGCGGGGCTCGATGCGCAGGCCGTGGCGCGCCTGCCGGAGCTGCGCGGCCGCGGTTGCCTGGACTGGACCGAACGACGCCTGCACCTGGGCGGGCCGCTGGGCGTGGCGCTCACCGGCGCCATGCTGGATGCGGGCTGGCTACGCCACGCGCCGCGTGGGCGGGCGCTGCTGCCCAGCGTGGAAGGACTGCGGCGGTTCGGTCTGCTGGGCGTGCGCTTGCCCGGCTGA
- a CDS encoding 5'-nucleotidase, lipoprotein e(P4) family — MSLRLPLVAALALLAGCATPPARTPPPAVPAPPITRTVGADDNLNAVAWTQTALEHDLIYLQTYRDAQARLLAALADPGWDALSRADRVVPARGLKPAVVLDIDETVLDNSPYQARLVRSGGEFNEADWAAWCREARARALPGVVAFTRFAVRHGVDVFYLSNRARDLDQATLANLRAAGLPVAGPQSFLGLGTVVEGCEQVGSEKGCRRQLIARRYRVLMQFGDQLGDFVDVLPNTPAGRQRAVAPYLDWIGERWFVLPNPTYGSWEAALFDNDWQAPRDARRQLKLRALRVD; from the coding sequence ATGTCGTTGCGCCTCCCCCTCGTGGCCGCCCTCGCGCTACTCGCCGGTTGCGCGACACCGCCTGCGCGGACTCCGCCGCCTGCCGTACCGGCGCCACCGATCACCCGGACAGTCGGCGCCGACGACAACCTCAACGCCGTCGCCTGGACGCAGACCGCCCTCGAGCATGACCTGATCTACCTGCAGACCTACCGCGACGCCCAGGCCCGCCTGCTTGCCGCGTTGGCCGACCCGGGCTGGGACGCCCTGTCCCGGGCCGACCGCGTGGTGCCAGCCAGGGGCCTCAAGCCGGCAGTAGTGCTGGACATCGACGAAACCGTGCTGGACAACTCGCCCTACCAGGCCCGCCTGGTGCGCAGCGGTGGCGAGTTCAACGAGGCCGACTGGGCCGCGTGGTGCAGGGAAGCCAGGGCGCGCGCACTGCCTGGCGTGGTCGCCTTTACCCGCTTTGCCGTCCGGCACGGGGTGGATGTGTTCTATCTGTCCAACCGCGCCAGGGACCTGGACCAGGCCACCCTTGCCAACCTGCGCGCGGCTGGCCTGCCCGTGGCCGGTCCGCAATCGTTCCTGGGGCTGGGTACCGTGGTCGAAGGATGCGAGCAGGTCGGCTCGGAGAAGGGCTGTCGCCGCCAGCTGATCGCGCGCCGGTACCGCGTCCTGATGCAGTTCGGCGACCAGCTGGGCGACTTCGTCGACGTGCTGCCCAACACGCCGGCAGGCCGCCAGCGGGCGGTTGCGCCCTATCTGGACTGGATCGGCGAGCGCTGGTTCGTGCTGCCGAACCCGACCTACGGCAGCTGGGAGGCGGCGTTGTTCGACAATGACTGGCAGGCGCCGCGCGATGCGCGTCGGCAGCTCAAGCTCAGGGCCTTGCGTGTTGATTGA
- a CDS encoding alpha/beta fold hydrolase: protein MLFRRLKFLGVLVALVVLLLGGSYLFAPQWLLRAHVMRQAMTAHVEEHTLRAGDTTWSYYEGGQGPTLVLLHGFAADKTIWLPLAEQLTPHFHVVIPDLPGWGDSSRNPDASYGVQAQAQRLQAFLAALGLQRFVLVGHSMGGAIAGVYAAGHPQDVAALALVDAYGLKADPNDFDRAIAAGKDPFVYDDRAGFEHALALAFLQPPEVPGRIEDVFIARNRSDRTFIERTLAELRKPGDYLSLQQRLGQLTMPVLGLWCSADRMVDPSALDSLRNGLVRAPAISSSLLNGCNHMPMMEKPEATAQVLTGFVLGR, encoded by the coding sequence ATGCTTTTCCGACGCCTGAAGTTCCTCGGCGTACTGGTGGCGCTGGTGGTGCTCCTGCTGGGCGGCAGCTATCTGTTCGCGCCGCAATGGCTGCTGCGCGCACACGTGATGCGCCAGGCGATGACCGCGCACGTGGAGGAACACACCCTGCGTGCGGGCGACACCACCTGGAGCTATTACGAAGGCGGCCAGGGGCCGACGCTGGTGTTGCTGCACGGTTTCGCCGCGGACAAGACGATCTGGCTGCCGCTCGCCGAGCAGCTCACGCCGCATTTCCACGTGGTGATCCCGGATCTTCCAGGCTGGGGCGACTCCTCGCGCAACCCGGATGCCAGCTACGGCGTCCAGGCGCAGGCGCAGCGCCTGCAGGCCTTCCTCGCCGCGCTGGGCCTGCAGCGCTTCGTGCTGGTCGGCCACTCCATGGGCGGCGCCATCGCCGGCGTCTATGCGGCCGGACACCCGCAGGACGTGGCGGCGCTCGCGCTGGTCGATGCCTACGGCCTCAAGGCGGACCCGAACGATTTCGATCGCGCCATCGCGGCGGGCAAGGATCCGTTCGTCTATGACGACCGTGCCGGGTTCGAGCATGCGCTCGCGCTCGCCTTCCTGCAGCCACCCGAGGTGCCCGGCCGCATCGAGGACGTCTTCATCGCGCGAAACCGTAGCGATCGCACGTTCATCGAGCGCACCCTCGCCGAGCTGCGCAAGCCCGGAGACTACCTCTCGCTGCAGCAGCGGCTGGGCCAGCTCACCATGCCGGTGCTGGGGCTGTGGTGCAGCGCGGACCGCATGGTCGATCCATCCGCGCTGGACAGCCTGCGCAACGGCCTGGTCCGGGCGCCGGCGATCAGTTCCAGCCTGCTCAACGGCTGCAACCACATGCCGATGATGGAAAAGCCCGAGGCCACTGCGCAGGTGCTCACCGGGTTCGTGCTGGGGCGCTGA
- the plsB gene encoding glycerol-3-phosphate 1-O-acyltransferase PlsB has translation MQNMTADSPARSRAPWWFSLAGQLLEPWVRIRRDPAEPASLLMPGAPVCYVIERDGFSDALILERACREAGLPAPMQPLAGTRRRRSVFALARRDGWLFGRNRRRAPYETLGQLVRSLEEHPGRDIQIVPVSIYVGRAPSRDTGWFRVLFSENWVMVGRFRRLLALLLNGRDTVVHFSAPVSLRQVLDEAGEARPERFARKIARVLRTHFRRIRAAVIGPDLSHRRTVADAVLNAEPVRAAITATAAKEHISYAKAWRRAHKLVMEIAADYSHPVVRSASFLLSNFWNKLYDGIAMHHFDKARAAAPGFEVVYVPSHRSHADYLLMSYQLHVSGVVVPHIAAGVNLNLPVIGPILRRGGAFFLRRSFKGNALYSVVFNEYMAQLIDRGVPMEYFIEGGRSRTGRLLAPRAGLLAMTVRAFLRAPRRPVLFQPVYIGYEKLMEGKSYIGELSGKPKEKESLLGLLKGLKVLRQRYGHVALNFGEPIELTPLLDAASPDWRAATGDPDAKPEWLGRTIDDLAERIQVNINRAADVNPINLLALALLATPKHAMAENDMLAQLELTRALLVELPYSDRVTVTPMDPPAIIAYGEQMGWIRRVRHPLGDVLKADDEPAVLLSYFRNNVLHLTATAAWVSCCFLNNRRMTRASILRLGRIIYPFIQGELFLPWDTDGFVAQMQGTIDFFVRRGLLEASGDGRVLERGPGQDDAAFQMKTIARSLIQAFERYYITIAALAKNGPHTTSAAELENACALTAQRLSLLNEQSAPEFFDKALFRGFIQKLREQKIVWTDEGGKLDYDRRLEDMVRDARVILAREVRHSILKITGVDGDMDAAPPKAVAHVPADSGSEDLHRRHVEAEHRQHEHDANRNA, from the coding sequence ATGCAGAACATGACCGCGGATTCCCCCGCCCGCAGCCGCGCGCCCTGGTGGTTCAGCCTCGCCGGCCAATTGCTCGAGCCCTGGGTGCGCATCCGGCGCGACCCGGCCGAACCGGCCAGCCTGCTGATGCCCGGCGCTCCGGTGTGCTACGTCATCGAGCGTGACGGCTTCTCCGACGCGCTGATCCTCGAACGCGCCTGCCGCGAGGCCGGCCTGCCCGCGCCGATGCAGCCGCTGGCAGGCACCCGCCGGCGCCGCTCGGTGTTCGCGCTGGCGCGACGCGACGGCTGGCTGTTCGGCCGCAACCGCCGCCGCGCACCGTACGAAACGCTGGGCCAGCTGGTCCGTTCGCTGGAAGAACATCCCGGACGCGACATCCAGATCGTGCCGGTCTCGATCTACGTCGGCCGCGCCCCCAGCCGCGACACCGGCTGGTTCCGCGTGCTGTTCTCCGAGAACTGGGTGATGGTCGGCCGCTTCCGCCGCCTGCTCGCGCTGCTGCTCAACGGCCGCGACACCGTGGTGCACTTCTCCGCGCCGGTGTCGCTGCGCCAGGTGCTGGACGAAGCCGGCGAGGCCAGGCCCGAACGCTTCGCGCGCAAGATCGCGCGGGTGCTGCGCACGCACTTCCGTCGCATCCGCGCCGCGGTGATCGGTCCGGACCTGTCGCACAGGCGCACCGTCGCCGACGCCGTGCTCAACGCCGAGCCGGTGCGTGCCGCGATCACCGCCACTGCGGCCAAGGAACACATCTCCTATGCGAAGGCCTGGCGCCGCGCGCACAAGCTGGTGATGGAGATCGCCGCGGACTATTCGCATCCGGTGGTGCGCTCGGCTTCGTTCCTGCTGTCGAACTTCTGGAACAAGCTGTACGACGGCATCGCCATGCACCACTTCGACAAGGCCCGCGCCGCCGCGCCGGGCTTCGAGGTGGTCTACGTGCCCAGCCATCGCAGCCACGCCGACTACCTGCTGATGAGCTACCAGTTGCACGTCTCCGGCGTGGTGGTGCCGCACATCGCCGCGGGCGTGAACCTCAACCTGCCGGTGATCGGCCCGATCCTGCGCCGCGGCGGCGCGTTCTTCCTGCGCCGCAGCTTCAAGGGCAACGCGCTGTACTCGGTGGTGTTCAACGAGTACATGGCGCAGCTGATCGATCGCGGCGTACCGATGGAATACTTCATCGAGGGCGGCCGCTCGCGCACCGGGCGCCTGCTCGCGCCGCGCGCGGGCCTGCTGGCGATGACCGTGCGGGCCTTCCTGCGCGCGCCACGCCGGCCGGTGCTGTTCCAGCCGGTCTACATCGGCTACGAGAAGCTGATGGAGGGCAAGAGCTACATCGGCGAGCTCTCCGGCAAGCCCAAGGAGAAGGAATCCCTGCTCGGCCTGCTCAAGGGTCTGAAGGTACTGCGCCAGCGGTACGGCCACGTGGCGCTCAACTTCGGCGAACCGATCGAGCTGACCCCGCTGCTGGATGCGGCCAGCCCCGACTGGCGGGCCGCCACCGGCGATCCGGACGCCAAGCCCGAGTGGCTCGGGCGCACGATCGACGACCTGGCCGAACGCATCCAGGTCAACATCAACCGCGCCGCCGACGTCAACCCGATCAACCTGCTGGCGCTCGCGCTGCTGGCCACGCCGAAGCACGCGATGGCCGAGAACGACATGCTCGCGCAGCTGGAGCTGACCCGCGCGCTGCTGGTGGAGCTGCCCTATTCCGATCGCGTCACGGTCACCCCGATGGATCCGCCCGCGATCATCGCCTACGGCGAGCAGATGGGCTGGATCCGCCGCGTGCGCCATCCGCTGGGCGACGTGCTCAAGGCCGACGACGAACCGGCGGTGCTGCTGTCGTACTTCCGCAACAACGTGCTGCACCTGACCGCGACCGCGGCGTGGGTGTCCTGCTGCTTCCTGAACAACCGGCGCATGACGCGCGCCTCGATTTTGCGCCTGGGCCGGATCATCTACCCGTTCATCCAGGGCGAGCTGTTCCTGCCGTGGGACACGGACGGTTTCGTGGCGCAGATGCAGGGCACGATCGACTTCTTCGTGCGGCGCGGCCTGCTGGAGGCCTCCGGTGACGGTCGCGTGCTCGAGCGCGGTCCCGGCCAGGACGACGCCGCGTTCCAGATGAAGACCATCGCGCGCAGCCTGATCCAGGCCTTCGAGCGCTACTACATCACCATCGCCGCGCTGGCCAAGAACGGCCCGCACACCACCAGCGCCGCGGAGCTGGAGAACGCCTGCGCGCTCACCGCACAGCGGCTGTCGCTGCTCAACGAGCAGTCGGCGCCGGAGTTCTTCGACAAGGCGCTGTTCCGCGGCTTCATCCAGAAGCTGCGCGAACAGAAGATCGTGTGGACGGACGAGGGCGGCAAGCTGGACTACGACCGCCGCCTGGAGGACATGGTGCGCGACGCGCGGGTGATCCTGGCGCGCGAGGTACGCCATTCGATCCTCAAGATCACCGGCGTGGACGGCGACATGGACGCCGCGCCGCCCAAGGCAGTGGCGCACGTGCCCGCGGACAGCGGCAGCGAGGACCTGCACCGGCGCCACGTCGAGGCCGAGCATCGCCAGCACGAGCACGATGCGAACAGGAACGCCTGA
- a CDS encoding M1 family metallopeptidase, with protein sequence MRAIPALALGALVLPLSALAADPHSYAQPDLVRVTHLDLELAVDFPHKALDGTATLSLDWKNPWAPALVLDTRDLKIAKVEGLDAAGRATALKFALAPRDRELGSKLTIQAPKHPTKVRIVYATSPQASGLQWLTPTQTADKKLPFMFSQSESIHARSWVPLQDSPAIRFTYKAHVTAPKDVRVVMSALNDAKHPLDGDFRFDQPHPIPSYLLAIAAGDLAVKETGPRSAVYAEPSVVGKAAHEFEDTERLIEATEKLYGPYAWGRYDILVLPPSFPYGGMENPDMTFATPTVLVGDKSLVSLVSHELAHSWSGNLVTAASWRDIWLNEGFTTYVQGRITEAVYGKALADEEALLSARALQKSIGEMPENSQKLAPDPRGVGADDSLSDVAYDKGSWFLRTLEQRFGRATFDEWLKAYFHRHAFTSITTEQMLADMKANLFDTHPGKMAWDEAKAWVYQSGIPKDAPLPSSARFQAIDRERADFLAGTLDAGQLDARGWNTQEWMYFLDRLPDAPPLSKMRQLDAAWHLTGTPNAEIGMRWYSHAIAAGDRNVWEDAREHMTRIGRMYLTLPVYKAFAATPQGLAYAEAAYARAKDGYHPMTQAAIESILRKAKQGKK encoded by the coding sequence ATGCGTGCAATCCCCGCCCTCGCCCTCGGCGCCCTCGTCCTGCCGCTGTCCGCGCTTGCCGCCGACCCGCATTCCTATGCTCAGCCCGACCTGGTGCGCGTGACCCATCTGGACCTGGAGCTGGCGGTCGATTTCCCGCACAAGGCGCTCGATGGCACCGCCACGCTCAGCCTGGACTGGAAGAACCCCTGGGCGCCCGCGCTGGTGCTGGACACGCGCGACCTGAAAATCGCCAAGGTCGAGGGCCTGGATGCCGCCGGCCGCGCCACGGCGCTGAAGTTCGCGCTGGCGCCACGCGACAGGGAACTGGGCAGCAAGCTCACCATCCAGGCGCCGAAGCACCCGACGAAAGTGCGCATCGTCTACGCGACCTCGCCGCAGGCCTCGGGCCTGCAGTGGCTGACCCCGACGCAGACCGCGGACAAGAAGCTGCCCTTCATGTTCTCGCAGTCCGAATCGATCCACGCCCGCTCGTGGGTGCCACTGCAGGACTCGCCGGCGATCCGCTTCACCTACAAGGCGCACGTGACCGCGCCGAAGGACGTGCGCGTGGTGATGAGCGCACTCAATGACGCCAAGCATCCGCTCGACGGCGACTTCCGCTTCGACCAGCCCCACCCGATCCCGTCCTACCTGCTGGCGATCGCCGCCGGCGACCTCGCGGTGAAGGAAACCGGCCCGCGTTCGGCCGTCTACGCCGAACCGTCCGTGGTGGGCAAGGCCGCGCACGAGTTCGAGGACACCGAGAGGCTGATCGAAGCGACCGAAAAGCTCTACGGCCCCTACGCCTGGGGTCGCTACGACATCCTGGTGCTGCCGCCCTCCTTCCCCTACGGCGGCATGGAAAACCCGGACATGACCTTCGCCACGCCCACCGTGCTGGTCGGCGACAAGAGCCTGGTCTCGCTGGTCTCGCATGAACTCGCGCACTCCTGGTCGGGCAACCTGGTGACCGCCGCGAGCTGGCGCGACATCTGGCTCAACGAGGGCTTCACCACCTATGTCCAGGGCCGCATCACCGAGGCGGTCTACGGCAAGGCGCTGGCCGACGAGGAAGCGCTGCTGTCGGCGCGCGCGCTGCAGAAGTCGATCGGGGAGATGCCGGAGAACTCGCAGAAGCTCGCGCCGGACCCGCGCGGCGTGGGTGCGGACGATTCGCTCTCGGACGTCGCCTACGACAAGGGCTCCTGGTTCCTGCGCACGCTGGAACAGCGCTTCGGTCGCGCCACTTTCGACGAATGGCTGAAGGCCTACTTCCACCGCCACGCCTTCACCTCGATCACCACCGAGCAGATGCTCGCCGACATGAAGGCCAACCTGTTCGACACCCACCCGGGCAAGATGGCCTGGGACGAGGCGAAGGCGTGGGTCTACCAGAGCGGCATTCCGAAGGACGCGCCGCTGCCGAGTTCCGCCCGCTTCCAGGCGATCGACAGGGAGCGCGCCGACTTCCTGGCCGGCACGCTGGACGCCGGCCAGCTCGACGCCAGGGGCTGGAACACGCAGGAGTGGATGTACTTCCTCGACCGCCTGCCCGACGCGCCGCCGCTGTCGAAGATGAGACAGCTCGACGCCGCCTGGCATCTCACCGGCACGCCCAACGCCGAGATCGGCATGCGCTGGTACAGCCACGCCATCGCCGCGGGCGACCGGAACGTGTGGGAAGACGCGCGCGAGCACATGACCCGCATCGGCCGCATGTACCTGACCCTGCCGGTGTACAAGGCCTTCGCCGCCACGCCGCAGGGCCTGGCCTATGCCGAGGCGGCCTATGCCAGGGCGAAGGACGGCTATCACCCGATGACGCAGGCCGCGATCGAGTCGATCCTGCGCAAGGCCAAACAGGGCAAGAAGTAA
- the hrpB gene encoding ATP-dependent helicase HrpB encodes MTQADFPIVPLLPALREALDAHPRLVLEAPPGAGKTTQVPPALLDAPWLEGRRIVMLEPRRIAARAAAQFMAAQRGEDVGQTIGYRIRFESRVSAATRIEVVTEGILTRLVQDDPELSGVGAILFDEFHERHLAGDLGLALALDVQATLRPDLRLLVMSATLDGERIARWLDAPRLSSPGRSFPVRIEHPPARAQETPEHHMARVTRQALEENAGDVLVFLPGRREIARAHALLENALPARPGRGEGKLEILALHGELSLAEQQAALAPAEPGMRRVILATNVAESSVTLPGIRAVIDAGLAREPRFDPNTGFSRLETVAISQASADQRAGRAGRVAEGTAYRLWPQSRRLEAARTPEIAQAELSGLALELAAWGVSAAGDDTLRWLDPPPSGALAQARELLTALGALDADRRITPLGRRMLELGATPRLAAMAWRAPVELRPLAADLLALVEARSPLRGEQARSDDFRARVDALHAWRDRRVSATGPSTGAGARGGFDSGAMAAIEQASWGWRRRLGVRTAASGVPDSHAIGDLLLHAWPDRIARQDEARPRRYTLANGRGASLHEASTLVGEPWLVVLDLRLEARDSLVLAAAPFDPRRLEADFPQHFLRERTLGWNDARGAVEAFEEQRFGAIVLERRSVPVRPEDALPALLAAVRSRGIDALPWSGTARRLRARMQALAGWMPELGLPDVSDAALLASLENWLGPYLQGKRKLDALGADELSLALATMLDYGQRSQLDQHAPESLTVPSGQARKLEYAPGEPPVLAVKLQELFGLADTPRVAGGRVPVTLHLLSPAGRPIQVTQDLKGFWERTYPEVKKELKGRYPRHPWPDDPWSATPTHRAKPRGT; translated from the coding sequence ATGACGCAAGCCGACTTCCCCATCGTCCCGCTGCTCCCGGCATTGCGCGAGGCGCTGGACGCCCACCCGCGACTCGTCCTGGAAGCTCCGCCAGGGGCCGGCAAGACCACCCAGGTGCCGCCGGCCCTGCTCGACGCGCCGTGGCTGGAAGGCCGCCGCATCGTGATGCTCGAACCGCGCCGCATCGCCGCACGCGCGGCTGCCCAGTTCATGGCCGCGCAGCGCGGCGAGGACGTGGGCCAGACCATCGGTTACCGCATCCGCTTCGAGTCCCGGGTGAGCGCGGCCACCCGCATCGAGGTGGTCACCGAAGGCATCCTCACGCGGTTGGTCCAGGACGACCCCGAACTGTCGGGTGTCGGCGCGATCCTGTTCGACGAGTTCCACGAGCGCCACCTGGCCGGCGACCTCGGCCTGGCGCTGGCGCTGGACGTGCAGGCGACCCTGCGTCCCGACCTGCGCCTGCTGGTGATGTCCGCCACGCTCGACGGCGAGCGCATCGCGCGCTGGCTGGATGCGCCACGGCTGTCCAGCCCGGGCCGCAGCTTTCCCGTGCGCATCGAGCACCCGCCCGCGCGTGCGCAGGAGACGCCCGAACATCACATGGCGCGCGTCACGCGCCAGGCGCTGGAGGAAAACGCCGGCGACGTGCTGGTGTTTCTCCCGGGTCGCCGCGAGATCGCGCGCGCCCACGCGCTGCTGGAGAACGCCTTGCCCGCTCGTCCGGGGAGGGGAGAAGGCAAGCTCGAGATCCTCGCCCTGCACGGCGAGCTCTCGCTGGCCGAGCAGCAGGCCGCGCTGGCGCCGGCCGAGCCGGGCATGCGGCGGGTGATCCTCGCCACCAACGTGGCCGAATCGAGTGTGACGCTGCCCGGCATCCGCGCGGTGATCGACGCGGGCCTCGCGCGCGAGCCGCGTTTCGATCCCAACACCGGCTTCTCGCGGCTGGAGACGGTCGCGATCTCGCAGGCTTCGGCCGACCAGCGCGCCGGCCGCGCCGGCCGCGTCGCCGAAGGCACGGCCTACCGCCTGTGGCCGCAAAGCCGGCGGCTGGAGGCAGCGCGCACGCCGGAGATCGCCCAGGCCGAGCTGTCGGGCCTGGCGCTGGAACTGGCCGCGTGGGGCGTCAGTGCCGCCGGTGACGACACGCTGCGCTGGCTGGACCCGCCGCCATCCGGGGCGCTGGCGCAGGCGCGCGAGCTGTTGACCGCGCTGGGCGCGCTCGATGCGGATCGCCGCATCACGCCGCTGGGCCGGCGCATGCTCGAACTCGGCGCCACCCCGCGATTGGCCGCCATGGCATGGCGTGCTCCGGTGGAGCTGCGCCCACTGGCTGCCGACCTGCTCGCCCTGGTCGAGGCTCGCTCGCCGTTGCGCGGCGAGCAGGCGCGCAGCGACGATTTCCGCGCCCGGGTCGATGCCCTGCATGCCTGGCGCGATCGCCGCGTCTCCGCCACGGGTCCGTCGACGGGAGCCGGTGCGCGCGGGGGCTTCGACAGCGGAGCCATGGCCGCCATCGAGCAGGCGTCCTGGGGCTGGCGCAGGCGTCTGGGCGTCCGCACGGCTGCCAGTGGCGTGCCCGACAGTCACGCCATAGGCGACCTGCTGCTGCATGCCTGGCCTGATCGCATCGCCCGCCAGGACGAGGCCAGGCCCCGCCGCTACACGCTCGCCAATGGCCGCGGTGCCAGCCTGCACGAGGCCAGCACGCTGGTCGGCGAACCCTGGCTGGTAGTGCTCGACCTGCGGCTGGAGGCGCGCGACAGCCTGGTGCTCGCCGCGGCGCCCTTCGACCCGCGGCGCCTCGAAGCGGATTTCCCGCAGCACTTCCTGCGCGAGCGCACGCTGGGCTGGAACGACGCGCGTGGCGCCGTGGAGGCGTTCGAGGAGCAGCGCTTCGGCGCCATCGTGCTGGAACGGCGCAGTGTTCCGGTGCGCCCGGAAGACGCGTTGCCCGCGCTGCTGGCCGCGGTCCGCAGCCGCGGCATCGATGCGCTGCCCTGGAGCGGAACCGCGCGCCGCCTGCGCGCGCGCATGCAGGCGCTGGCCGGCTGGATGCCCGAGCTGGGCCTGCCCGACGTGTCCGACGCGGCACTGCTGGCCTCGCTGGAGAACTGGCTCGGCCCGTACCTGCAGGGCAAGCGCAAGCTCGATGCGCTCGGCGCCGACGAGCTTTCCCTGGCGCTGGCCACGATGCTCGACTACGGGCAGCGCAGCCAGCTCGACCAGCACGCGCCCGAAAGCCTGACCGTGCCCAGCGGACAGGCGCGCAAGCTCGAGTACGCGCCGGGCGAGCCGCCGGTACTGGCGGTGAAGCTGCAGGAGCTGTTCGGCCTGGCCGACACGCCGCGCGTGGCGGGCGGCCGTGTGCCGGTCACCCTGCACCTGCTCTCGCCGGCGGGGCGGCCGATCCAGGTCACGCAGGACCTGAAGGGCTTCTGGGAGCGCACCTATCCGGAAGTGAAGAAGGAACTGAAGGGCCGCTATCCACGCCACCCGTGGCCGGACGATCCGTGGTCCGCCACGCCGACGCACCGGGCCAAGCCGCGCGGAACGTAG